The segment ATAGCTGAACCATGTTAAATTCATAAATTCCTTAAAGGAGTTAGTAATATTTAAGAGTAAAAATCAGCAATATCAAAGTAGCCTGAGAGCAGGCTCACTAAATTAATTTCGCAGCCTAATGGGAGTCATTGAAATGTTGCTCGGCAACTTTGATATTGCTGATTTTTATTCTAAGAATGCTCTAAATGCTGAACCTTGTGCTGTCCGGAGTCAGTAATAAACATTTTTAAGACATGAGAAGCTGTTGCCTTAAGGGATGATATCTGGCTCAGGACACAAGAATATAAAAAATAGATtaggaaagaaaaaaagctcTATAAGATGGAACGATATGAACCAATATAAAACATTTTACACCGTTGATCAATATCTAAAACATACCACTGATCCAATTTGGCCTTCCTAGCTGTTAGAAATATGAATAAGCAggccactactttaaatagtttttattCCGCTATTGTAAATTAGAAAGTTTTCGCTCTTAAGCCAGTGATACATGGTTCAATGaccaacaaatgttgcagctgttgttcaacaaatgttgaagagtgtgtcatgccatgttgaaatatgccattcaacacgttgaacgttgttgaacAAAAATGGAGatcagctctattccgttcaacctATCTGTGCAACATGGTTCAACATCTGATGAGCAAAGAATGTTGCAGGATGTTGAACTATGTGTAATCGGCACTCCTGGGTAATGTATTCTTTTATTAGTGTTAATGCACACGACTCTTTAGAAGACCACTTTTCGCGATAAGGATCAAGATCCTGTGCTTAAATAAATCATAAACATTATTATAATACTTTTAATTTTGCAATCCTGATAGTTTTCTTTTAAGTAGTAACATTGCCTCTGTCACGTGTGTGCAGTTTCTTGTAAATATCAAAGGTTCAACACAAACCCATAGCTCCTCTTATTCTTTTCGTTTGACATAAAAGTTCTGGACTCTTAACTTGTATATTAGCTGTTTTTCACATTTTAACCACACTGCTTGCCGCACTGCACGCTGTCTAACCAAATGACTTTCGTCCACGCCAAGCACAATGTTTGAAAACGGAAAATGAATTGATTTACGTTACGTTGCTTTCACATTTGAGGCCAACACCTGTTATCAGGCTTCCAATAAATTTGAGTGACCAGAGGTTTGTTCTTTAACCCAAAAGAAGTAGCTAACATGTCCTGATACATGGTGTACAAAAATTGCAAGCGCAAAATGTGGTATGAACGCATCGGATTGACACTGTCATCACACGACTCCGCCAGACGAACTATAGGGTGGAGGAGGGCCCACAGGTGGTTCAATGTAATCAGGAGCTTTGCTTTGCCCAGAAGTTTGCTGCCTAGCTTCGTCATTCATGCCCCTGTAGATAGTGAATTGAAGGTAGGTCTCGCCCACGAACAAACCTAGACAAACGAAACCGAAGAACGCCGCTACACCAGTGGTTGTTGGATTTAAAACACACAATTCTATGGCACAGGTAGCGCTGAGTGCGGAACCGATTATAAACCCAAGGACTGCCAGGATGCAGAGAACGCAGAAGAGTGCAGGGTGGCGGAAAATCCAATGAAGCCTTTCCCACAAGCCAATAAGATGGATAATCATGTCGATTAGGATGTTGATAAAAGCGGTCCACGAGACGAAAGATAAGAAACCAAGTTTGGCGCTACAGTTACAGTGATAATAGGATTCAACAGAGGATGCACAAGCACCAGCTAAAAGTGTGAAAACAAGCTCTGCAACTTTCAGCTTTCCAATCGGGGTTTTCGTGATAAAGTCAAAAGACAACTTGATTAAACGGTCGCCAGGTTGTTCCGCCATATTGCTCTCATTTAGAGGATTCGTGACTCAACATAAAGGAGAAAGTGGGGAATATTGCGTTCGCTTTCTTCATATCTTAAACGACCTCGTTCCCAGTGTCTTTCCTCTCCCCACCgtaaaggaaaaaggaaagggctaatttttcagatgtaatGCATTTCCGgttgttgttttttgaaatTCGTCTGTTCCGCAAACTATTTAGATTCACGTCcacgttgtttttgttgtttcattCATGCACATTTGACAAAAATGGTGATATTGCGTATGGACTGGCTGAGAGGAATAATATTTGAACGGGAAAATGAAAAGTTGTAGACGCCGAgtaatgcatcaatcaattccagcggtgccctcccccccccccccccgggcaaccgcggggcatttgctcaagttgtcagTCCCCGGTGTGTGGCATTCGCAATTTAGTCGCGGCCCGGGGCTAAACATTAGCCTACCCCGGGgcgacccccgggcatttgacacacgtgttttcgaattaacatggaCGAGTTTATcagaaaagacgaggccttcgttagagactggcttgtccgtcacggactcgaaaaacttgtggatgtttttaaaggtatgttttctgaattttaggtatttcttcatttatacttgtaagcatatgaatatataaaagtgacaaggtgaactaatatcacaaaacaatcactgacgtgcAGACTGAGTAAACACgactacttcgcatttcgctttcaaaactagcctagcaatatataaattcatgaaagtggcgttaaaatacagaaggtttgcgaattcaaatgatgcgcTCTTCAAGACAAATCTTGCGAACTTAAAATGCgattcatcatcatttaaaatgtcttgattcttcagagcgacaaggtgaactatatttggtttatcaaaaaACGATCACCGACGTGAACACGGCTATTTCgatcccgggggcggggcatttgccctctttcttcgtccccactCTGGGGCatttgggacatcttcatgtgtCCCCACCCCAGGGAATTTgcccaatttttttaaaaaaatgctaatgcccTGGGGgtagcccggggggggggatgggcactgccggaattgactgatgcatgaCTAAGCTCATGGTGTTGTGTATAGAGGACACTGTAAAAGCGTGAGTTTTTGTGGAGTTTTGAAGCAaccaaccgtggacaatcttcctgtcggtgtacgttggatcagtagggaccttaagcaaggacgacgacgaatgcaaatttgcatatttagtggacaaaaacaatagctttgcacgccctgcacgtgcgttttacattttgagacATTTCTTTATCGTTGTTTTcttaacaacgacgtgaaatgatcaaatttgaggtcatgtggaggacgagagcacctgacgatgaattcCAAGTTCCAAGCCGAGAAacatggagtaatcgcaaaattaatacagtaacgggaaataatatttttagactacgttctcgtagccgccgtcgtcgtcgtcctcgcttaaggccgggacacactaggcgataagtcgctgcgacacgtcgcggggacaactCGCCGCACACAAAAatagccttgtgtgacacggttaatttcatgaaaatcattgtcgctgcggcagaattttgtcgctgcgatcagtcgcacgaattcaaaccagtttgaaagCGAAAGCGaaagcgaaagcagcgttgtcgcatcgtgtggacacttccggcaacaagtcgctgcgacaaaatataaatgaaccaatgagagagcgtcatatggtcagccatattgaattagaaaactagttcacattccccctcatacgagatcactgcgtatGCACCGCGGTAACtagcgtcgtgtcgcagcgacttgttttgcaagtagtacacatcaTGGAGCAatttgtcgcagagacatgtcgctgcgacttgtcgcctagcgTGTCCCGCCCTTTAAGGTCTCTAGTGGCAGTCAACGATAGTCGTCGATAAAATATGTGTTCGGGTGAGTCCGGCAAACtcttctaagaatttcggttctatgTTGCCAgacagctacagatttctttactactGAAAAcctcacctaaaagattcgcaacctgGGAAaggtagtcccttacgttttcggattggatatttttgcaatttttggcactaaAAAAGGTctcctagcagtttcggatgaacAAATGGTTCGtttggaagttcttagaaggtaacgttcagctagcaatttctgaaatgaagatatcattccctaaaattttcggacactttaaATTTCAGCttagatatccgaacagatcaaattcttctaggtgataaaaacaactCTTTAGTCAGCCTTCGTACATCACAAGGAGCTTAGAGATGTCTCAAATGTCTCCCAAAAGTCCcaaaaggcttttggcttaatttgctggTTGGTTGCTCTTGGATAACGGACATTCACCAAGCTGAAAAGCgtccgatcgctcaaagaaactATGCCATACTAGTATGATAAACAGGACGCCTATAAGGACGTATCCCggcgtgggatgcacaaacagttaacacaaattgtccagttacagtgaactacaaccacgggtaaacttcggaaaatggggagagattaccagaaagataaagcTATAATCTAACtagaagttatttgttgtaaaaattttttatttaagttagcATATAGTTTATAACACCTTTTTGTTTAAAGACGTTTACATTTTTATATAGTAGATAACTTAGGCttatattttaattatattgtacattgtagatattttattctatttatcttatttattttaatattgtaattagGGAGCGCTTTGGACAATTATTGGATTTTAGcactatataaataaagttattattattattattattaaaaacagaaagagattatttcttattattaatCCTACTAAATTATCCAGTGGAAACAAcaaggccctattaggggttatcagtAATACAGGAGATTTAGGTAAAAAACTTATAGAGATATGGGATATTTAGGGGGGGGGGATGCAGGATATTTAAAAAACCGAAATGGTATTATAGTGATACAAACCacaggaattaacgggataAAGTTCAGGATTTTTTGAGATACGGGATACTTAAATTCCTCCCTCCACTAATGGGGCCTCAACAATCAGCACAACAATACTGTCGCAATTCAGGTGTTATCCTAGACGAGGATATGTCTCTTGAACACCATGCATGTTGCTACTATTTGTAAATCCTGCTTTTTTCATTTaaggaacatttgcaaaatcaggaaacatATCAGCGTTAAGGCCTGTGAGACACTTATCCACGCATTCATTTCTTCTAATTAGATTTTTGCAACTCGCTTCTTTTATGGCCTGTCTACAACTGGTACAGAATGCTACAGCCAGAGTCCTCACCTTTTCTCACAAATCCTCATATATTACTCGAATTCTGCGTAGCCTACAGAATTTGGCTACCCAGTGGGCAAGGAATTCAATAtaagattttacttcttatttttaaaataagcaaCAACTAACCGTCTTATTTGTCTGACTTAATCAAATCTTATAGATCTTCAAGGACTCTAAGGTCGTCTGGCCTCCATCTTCTGTCTAAGCCCTCTTATAATCTTAACTCTTATGGAAAGAGAGCTTTCTTTTGCGCAACCCCTGAGCTGTGGAATTCACTCCCTCATAACGTCCGATCACGTCATTGTATATCTCTATTCAAAGGCTTACTTAAAACCTGGCTTTTCAAACGAGCATACCTGGACTAGTTATTGCCATTGAGTTGGTGCATGATTTTATGATATGTGAAATAAGATTACAAAACTTAcaatcaaaaacatttgtttcctgctccggaagcataataaaagttaaaaagttttacaaactcggagctaaaagttaaaaacttatgaaatatttcgtccgtttttcaaccggacttcatcagtcaatgatatgaatgttaaaaagatgaattttaaaaaggtttttaacgcctcttgggggttagaattgtgtcatagatggctgctaattcgtaaccattgtctctgtttaacgccggtttcgtaagtttaatttgaatagcttcttttatcctgcgtttgaaggtgttaacttcggttgatagtacttttgttttatttgggtccaccgagtggccctccaggcgacaatgctcgtgaatagctgatgaacttctAACTATGGTGGGAACTTACTCGCTACTGGTGCCCGTGGCCCGAGTTCCAGGCGCGATGGTTCCGGTTGTAGCATACGGGGTGCTTATCGAGCGGATAATCTACTATCCCTGGGGTATGCATATTTGTGActacaatgaaaaataaaaaaaactcaaGTGGTCTATTACCGTGGTATGCATGATATGCATCCCACTTAATAACATCTCACTTCAGTCGCTTTTGCACGGACCTCGCGCATACTGCCACGACCGCGCACTCGGTTAGTACATGTAAGAGGTTAATATTATCGgcaaaaaggggaaaaatatggttttggtttctgagtaagcgagcgagcgagcgagcgagcgagcaaGCGGTCGTGTTGTGAACCGCTCCAAAGTATTCTAGACATAACTTAGACAACTTGTTAG is part of the Montipora capricornis isolate CH-2021 unplaced genomic scaffold, ASM3666992v2 scaffold_272, whole genome shotgun sequence genome and harbors:
- the LOC138035153 gene encoding uncharacterized protein, with translation MAEQPGDRLIKLSFDFITKTPIGKLKVAELVFTLLAGACASSVESYYHCNCSAKLGFLSFVSWTAFINILIDMIIHLIGLWERLHWIFRHPALFCVLCILAVLGFIIGSALSATCAIELCVLNPTTTGVAAFFGFVCLGLFVGETYLQFTIYRGMNDEARQQTSGQSKAPDYIEPPVGPPPPYSSSGGVV